TCTGGATAATTAGTAATAACCAATTTAATAGGGTCTAAAACCGCCATAACTCGCGGTGCTGTTTTATTCAAATCTTCACGAATACAAAACTCTAAAAGTGAAACATCAATAATATTATCACGTTTAGCAACACCTACTGTTTCAACAAATTTTCTCAAAGCATTTGGAGTATAGCCTCTACGACGTAAACCTGAAATAGTTGGCATACGTGGGTCGTCCCACCCAGCTACAACTTTATCTTCTACCAATTTCAAGAGCTTACGTTTACTCATAATGGTATAACTCAAGTTTAAACGTGCAAATTCACGTTGTTTTGGTCTCACTAAATTAGGATCTGTTACTTGATCTAAAAACCAATCGTAAAGTTCTCTATGAGGTTTAAATTCTAATGAACATAAGGAATGTGATACTTGCTCTATATAATCACTTTCGCCATGTGTCCAATCGTACATTGGATAAATGCACCAATCGTTAGCGGTTCTATGATGATGTTTCTTTAAAATACGATACATAATAGGATCACGCATCAACATATTTGGGTGCTGCATATCTATTTTTGCGCGCAAAATATGTTCTCCTTCGTTAAATTCGCCTGCTTTCATACGTTCAAACAAATCTAAATTTTCAGCAACAGTTCTATTCCTATATGGACCATCAACACCAGGTTGAGTTGGTGTTCCTTTTTGTTCTGCCATCGCTTCGCTCGATTGAGAATCTATATAAGCTTTTCCTTCATTTATAAAAAGCACTGCCCAATCATATAATTGTTGAAAATAATCAGAAGAAAATAATTCCTTATCCCATTTATAACCTAACCACGCAACATCTTCTTTGATGGCATCTACATATTCTTGCTCTTCTTTTGCAGGATTGGTATCATCAAAACGAAGGTTAACAGGTGCGTTGTATTTTTCACCTAAACCAAAACTAATACCAATAGCTTTTGTATGTCCAATGTGTAAATACCCATTTGGTTCTGGCGGGAAACGAAAACGTAAATTGCCTTTTGGCATGCCATTTGCCAAATCTTCTTCTATAATTTGCTCTAAAAAGTTAAGTGATTTTCTTTCTTCAGACATAAAAATGTATCGCAATAGGTAATTAAACTAAAAATATTCTGTAAAATTAGGTAATTTTACCGACTTAAAACTACCTAACATGGGAATTATAAAAGTTGAAAATATACGTGTATTCGCTCATCATGGTTGCTTACAAGAAGAAACAAAAATAGGCAGCGAATATCGTGTAGATTTACAAGTTAAAGCCAATTTACAAAACTCTGCAAAAACAGATAAACTTACTGATACTGTAGACTATGTATTATTAAATCGTATTATAAAAGAAGAAATGGCCATAGCCTCACAGCTACTAGAAACCGTTGCAAAACGTATTTTAGCTAGAATTTTTAATGAAGATTTATTAGTAAAAAAAGCCACGGTTTGGGTTAGTAAATTGAATCCTCCTATTGGTGGTGATGTAGAAAAAGTAACCATAAAAATGACTGATAAACGTAAAAAATGATTTTAAATGTAAAAAAGTCTTATTTTTTTTTACATTTGCAAACTGATTATAAGGTGTCGTGGCCGAGTGGCTAGGCTCAGCTCTGCAAAAGCTGCTACAGCAGTTCGAATCTGCTCGACACCTCAAAAAGCTTCTGGTTAATTCTAGAAGCTTTTTTTATTTTATAGGGCTAATTTTTTCTAACTTTTCTTTTAAAAGTTCTTTTTCTTTTGGAAAGAAACCTTGAACTAAAAGTAAAAACCCAAAGCCTAATATTACTAAAGCAATGATCTTTTTAGTTTTAAATATAATACGAGGTGTGAGCCTGCTCTTTAGTTTTTTTGCTATAACTATTTTAATTAAATCAACTAAAAAGTAGACTATTAAAATAGTACTTAAAAACACCATAACACCATCATTTGAACTTGTAATAGAATTAGCTATCACAATAAATGCTACCCACCCTAGCAAAACACCTATATTAATAAAATTGAGTAAAAATCCTTTTAAAAAGAGTTTTCCATAACCCTTTTTTATTTCAATTTTATGATACTCTTTGACAATATCTCTAAATGATTTTGATGTTTTAATAAATGAAATAAAACCATAGGTAACTAATAAAGCACCTCCAAATATTAAAAAACTAGGGTCGTCTTTTATAGTTTCAAGTAATTTATTGGTACTAAAAAATGCTACTATGATAAATATTATATCTGCTAACATAACACCACAATCAAAAATCAAAGCACTTTTAAATCCTTTAGTAGCACTGGTTTCAAGAAGCACAAAGAATACTGGACCTATTGTAAAAGCTAAAATAATTCCAAAGGGAATTGCAGCTAAAATATCATCAAACATAATATTATATGAGGGTTCTTTACAAAGTAAAGAAATATTTTAAAACTATAAGACTTCTTTTAAATGCTTATTAAAAACAAAAACCCATTGCTAGCAATGGGTTTTATACAAATTTTGTGGGTAGTAAATTTAATCCATACGTTTTATACGTCCGCCTAAAACAGTACTTTCATTAACTGTTTCTGGATTTCCATAAATATATACATCACCTCCTGCTCTTATTTTAACATCTACTATTTTTGATGCTTTTACATAAGCTTCACCTGCTGCATTAATAGATACATCTGTTTTATTTGTCTCTAAGTTTTCAGCATTATAAATACCACCTGTTAACAATGAAACTTTTTGTGATTTTGCATTCCCTGTTGCCTTAATTTTTCCTCCTGTAACCGATTTAATATTAGCATAGTTCACATCTAACAGAACATCAATAATACCTCCTTCTTGTGCTCTTAAATCTATTTCAAATTGTTTTATACTATCTTTCCCAGATACTTTAGATCCTTCGTTTACATCTATAATATCTAAAGATTTATAATATAATGTTACTTTAGTACTATTACCATCAAAAATTTCACCAATACTCATTTTAATTTTAAGCGTACCATTTTTATTATTTATTACTACATCTTCAGTATTGTTTCCCGTAATAATAGCTTTGTTTTCGGTAGATTTTACTAATTCAACATCTATTAAATCATAAACTTTAAGTTCATTAAATTCTCCAATTGTTTTTTCAATTTGCTTTTGAGCTATTGATGCTCCAGATATCAAAATTGTTGCTAATAAGATAATACGTTTCATTTTTTTATTTTTTATTACAACGTATTTAATCAAAAATTATTCCGTTGTTAAATTATTTTAAGTAAAAATTATAATAATATTTTATTCATTTTTTCCAATCAAAGTGAAATCAAGATGTTTTTTAACTAAATCGGCATTTTTAACTTTCACAATAACTTCATCGCCTAATTGATACATTGTTTTTGTATTTCTACCAATCATAGCATATTGTTCTTGATCAAACGCATAATGATCGTCTTTCATATCACGAACACTTACCATCCCCTCACATTTGTTTTCTATAATTTCTATATAAATTCCCCAATCGGTAACACCAGAAATAACACCTGCAAAATTTTCATCTTTATGATCTTGCATAAATTTAATTTGCATGTATTTGATAGAATCACGTTCTGCCTTGGTAGCTAGGTTTTCCATATCACTGGAATGCTTGCATTTTTCTTCGTAAATAGCTTCGTTGGCCGATTTACCACCATCTAAATAATGTTGTAACAAACGATGCGCCATAACATCAGGATAACGACGAATAGGCGATGTAAAATGGCTATAATAATCAAAAGCTAAACCATAATGCCCTATGTTATGCGTGGTATATTCCGCTTTACTCATGGTTCTAATTGCCAACGTATCAACTAAATTTTGTTCTTTTTTACCACTCACCTCTTTTAATAAATTATTAAGAGAAGCTGATGTTGTTTTACGGTCTTTGAAATTTAATTTATAACCAAATTTAGATACAATACCTTGTAAATTTGCTAATTTGCTATCATCAGGTTCATCATGAACACGATACACAAAAGTTTGTTTTGGAGATTTTTTACCAACAAATTCCGAAACTTTTCGGTTAGCTAATAACATAAATTCTTCTATTAACTTATTAGCATCTTTACTGGTTTTAAAAAATACACCTACTGGGTTGGCATTTTCATCTAAATTAAATTTTACTTCAACTTTATCAAATGAAATAGCACCAGAACTCATACGCTTACTACGCATTTTTTTGGCCAATTCATCCATCTTTAAAATAGCTTGTGCTATTTCAGGAGTTGTGTTATATTCTTTATCTGTAATTGAAATTTCTTGAGGAATAACTGTATTAATCTGATCTAATTGAAATATTTCGTCTGCCTTCAAGGTTATATTATTTTCAATAACTGCTTGTGCTTCTTCATAAGCAAAACGTGCATCGCTATAAGTAACCGTTCTACCGAACCATTCATTTTTTATTTCACATTTATCATTCATTTGAAACACAGCTGAAAAAGTAAATTTTTCTTCATGTGGACGTAATGAACAGGCATTGTTAGATAATACCTCTGGAAGCATTGGTACTACGCGATCTACTAAATAAACTGAAGTAGCACGCTCGTAAGCTTCATCATCTAAAATAGTTCCTTCTTGTAAATAATGTGATACATCGGCAATATGAATACCAATTTCATACAAACCTTTTTTAATAATTTTAAAAGATAAAGCATCATCAAAATCTTTAGCATCTTTAGGATCAATGGTAAAGGTTAAATCTTGACGCATGTCGCGACGTTTGGCAATTTCTTCTTTAGTAATTGACGTATCAATATTATTTGCAAATTCTTCAACTTCATGTGGAAATTCATATGGCAAACCATATTCAGCCAAAATAGAATGAATTTCTGTATTATGATCGCCTGGTTTACCTAGAACTTTAATTACTTTACCATAAGGTGAATCTGCTTTCTCTGGCCAATCTTCAAGTTTTACTAAGACTTTATCACCATCTTCTGCTTTAAAAGTTTTATTAATGGGTATAAAAATATCTTTGTACATTTTATTACTATCGGCAATAACAAAAGCATATTTATCATGCAATTGAATAACACCAACATACTCACTTTTATCACGCTTTAAAACTTGAGTTATTTCGCCTTCTAACTTTCCACGATGGCGGCGTTTGTAAACATAAAATTCTACCTCATCACCATTCAACGCTTTATTTATATTGTTTGAAGCAATGAACACATCATCTTCAAAATCTTCACAAATAATATAACCGTTTCCTTTTGCAGCTAAATCTAAAATACCTTTATGATATTCAGCATTCATTACAACTTTAAACTTACCACGTTCAACTTCTTCTATTTCTTTTTTACCAGTAAGTTCTGCTAATTTTTTTATAATTTGATTTCTACTACTAGCATCATTAACATTAAGTTTAGCAGCAATTTGTTTATAATTAAAACTTTGATTTCTATCTTTTTTTAAAATACTTAAGATTGTATTTGTAAGGTTGGAAATACCTTTATTGGATTTCCCTTTTTTCTTTCTTGTCATTTAATTTTTGTAATCATTTTCATTTCCTAAGATACTGGAAATTGTGTTATTTAATAGCATTATTTTAGGAGAAGATTGCTATTTGTTTTAACAAAGTTACAATTAATATATTAAATCATATTTTTTTAATGTTATGTTTAATTAAAATCAACTTATTCACAATATATATTATATAATTATTTTCTTTTTAAAATTTAAAAAATTAAATGGTGATTATGATAGCTTGTTAATAGCGGTATAACTTTTTTAATTTTTATTTTGATAACTATTTATTTACGTTCTATTAATAGTTAATTAACATCTTATATTAATTTAATAGGTTCATTTTTAAGTGATTTATGTATTCTATTAACAGCTGTTAATAACTTATAAAATATACAAATAACTAATAACTATTTTAAATTTAGTGTTTATATGTACTATGTTTTCATCTTATAAGATTGCTAAAAAAAAGGAGTTAAATTTTTGGATATATAGTTGTCGTTTTTGATTGGAAAAATAAACGGATTATCAATATATTTCTTTTAAAAACCTATCAACACTTATTAACAAGTAATGAATATACTAATACACATTGTTTATAATTACTACCTTTGTATAAAGATACCTTAATATATATAAAATGAAAATTTCTATAGGAAACGACCACGCAGGAACCGAATATAAATTTGCTATTATAAAACATTTAGAATCAAAAGGTTATACTGTTAATAATCATGGTACTGATAGTATGGATAGCGTAGATTATGCCGATTTTGTACATCCCGTTGCTATGGATGTTGAAACTAATAAAGTAGATTTTGGTATTTTAATTTGTGGTAGTGCTAATGGTGTAGCTATAACAGCTAATAAACACCAAAAAATTAGGGCTGGTTTAGCTTGGAATAAAGAAATTGTACATCTTATTCGTAGCCATAATAATGCTAATATTTTATGTATTCCAGCTCGATTTACAGCGGTACAACAAGTTATTGAAATGGTTGATGTTTTTTTAAACACAGAATTTGAAGGAGGTCGTCATCAAACCCGTATAGATAAAATTCCGGTGTCTTGCTAAATGGCACATAACCATTCTCATAATCACACACATCATCATGATATGAAGGATAAAAATCTAATGATTTCTATTCTTTTAAATACTCTTATTACTGCTGCACAAATTGTAGGTGGTTTAATTTCTGGTAGTTTATCATTATTAAGTGATGCACTACATAACTTTAGCGATGTACTTTCTTTAATTGTAAGTTATGTGGCTTCTAAACTATCCAAAAAACAAGCTTCTGAAAATAAAACTTTCGGATATAAACGTGCTGAAATATTAGCAGCTTTTGTTAATGCTGCTACCTTAATAATAGTGGCTATTATTTTAATAAAGGAAGCGGTTGAACGTTTTAAAAATCCGCAAGTAATAGAATCTAACTTGGTTATTTGGTTAGCGTTATTAGCTATTATTTTTAATGGTTTAAGTGTATTGTTACTAAAAAAAGATTCTGAACATAATATTAATATAAAATCTGCTTACTTACATTTATTAACTGATATGTTAGCAAGTGTTGCCGTACTTATTGGTGGTTTATTAATGAAGTATTATGAGATGTTTTGGGTAGATAGTGTACTTACTTTTTTAATTGCGCTTTATTTAATTTGGGTGGGTTACTATTTGTTAAAAACATCTACCAAAATGTTAATGCTATTTACTCCAGAGCATATAAATATTAAAGCTTTAGTAGACAATATTGATGCTTTACCTAAAGTTAAAAAGTTACACCATGTACATATTTGGAATTTAAGTGACAATGAATTGCATTTAGAAGCACATTTAGATTTAAATGAAGATGTATCTATTACAGAGTTTGATAGCTTGTTAGAAGTTATAGAAACCATTTTACATGAAGAGTTTAATATAAATCACGTTACTATCCAACCAGAGTACAATAAGAATGATCCTAAAGAAGTGATTGTGCAAGATTAACCGCATAAACATCATTGCTAGTAAAATGAAGCAAACTAAAAGATTATAACAGTCTACTTCCTTTGTATGGACTATTTTAATAAGAATTTCATGATACAAACTCAAATTAAAACATTTTCTGAATTAACTTCTGAAGAATTATACAGCATTCTGCAACTTCGTAGTGAAGTTTTTGTAGTAGAACAAGATTGCGTGTATCAAGATATTGATGGTAAAGATGATAAAGCACTACATGTTTTAGGTATTAAAAACCAAAAAATAATAGCTTATAGCCGAGTTTTTAAACCAGGTGATTATTTTGAATACGCCAGCATCGGTCGTGTTGTTATCGCTAAAAACCAACGTGCTTTTAAATATGGTTATGATTTAATGAAGACTTCTGTGGAGGCTGTTGAAACCTATTTTAAAGAAAAAACTATAAAAATTTCGGCGCAAGCGCATTTAAAATCTTTTTATAACAATTGTGGATTCATTGAATTTGGAGAAGAATATTTAGAAGATGATATTCCGCATATTGCGATGATAAAAAAATAGTTTTTCACTGCTATAAATCTGATATTTTAATTACCGTTTTAAAGTAAAATGTCCTTTTATAGTTTCGCCTGTATTTAAGGTAATGAAATACCAATAATCATTGCTTTCTAAAAGCTTTCCGTTAAAGCTACCATCCCACCCTGGTGCATTTGCAGGTAAATATTTTAAAAGTTTCCCATATCGGTCAAAAACAGCAATGGTTTTAATGTTATTGTTAAAATCTTGAACCTTCCAAACGTCATGCATTCCGTCGTTATTTGGGGTGAAATATTTTGGAATATAGTAATCTTCCGAAGTAATTAAAACATTAAAACGACTTTCATTATTAGCACAAATTGATTCATTATAAATATAAATGGTTTGAGAAGTTGTTATAACATCACCAGTAAATAATGGGACTCCTTGTCCTCTAGGTTCGGTAAAATAGTTGCCATAAGTAAGTGTTGGCAAAGTGTAAGAAGTATTCGTAACCACACTATTTATAGTATCTACATTTACAAAATTATTACATTGGTCTTGTGCAGATACATAGTTTGAAAAATTTGTAGGAAGCCAATTAGCATGTGCACTAGATGGGTTATCAACAACTACACAATTTAAGTTTAAATTATTGCTAAAATTTACAGTTCCATTGGTATTATTACTGTTTTTAACATTCAATTTACACAATTGGTTATTACTACAATTTAAAGTTGTTAAGTTGGAATTTTTAGAAAGATTTAGTTCCGATAAATAATTAAAACTACAGTTTAAAGTTCCTAAAGAGCTATTGGTTTTTGTATCTAAAGAGGTAAGTTCATTTTGTTCACACGAAAGAAAAACAAGACTTGAATTTTGAGATATATTTAAATTAGAAAGTAAATTATTCCCACATTCAAATCTACTTAAGTTGGTGTTTTTACTCACATTAATATTTGTTAATTGATTGCTTTCACAAACAAAAACATTCAGGTTCAGGTTTTTTGTTATATCTAAAGAAGATAATTGATTACTATCGCATACCAATGAAATTAATTTAGTATTCTGTGTAACATTTAAATTGGTTAATCTATTATTGGCGCACCAAAAAATATTTAAATCGGCTAAGACAGAGACATCTAAATTTGTTAGCTGATTATTACTGCAAAAGAGTTGTTCTAAATTGGTGTTTTGAAACACATTTAAGTTTGAAATTAGGTTGTTGGAACATTCTAAAACAGTTAATGCCTTAAAATCTTCTATTCCTGTAAGGTTTGTAATGTTTTTAAATGAAACATCTAAGTTAGTAAGATTACTAATATTGGCGGTTGGTACCAAACCGTTTATTGGTCCAGAATCGTAGCCTAAATCTATTAAAGTTTGTTCAAAATTTGTATCGGGAATGGCTGTGTTTTGGGCGATGCTAATAAAACTTAAAAGCCCTAAAAAAAAGAAATAGTGGTATGTTTTATTTACCCACATAGGTAATGACTATTTCTACGCGTCTGTCAAATTTTGGATCACCACCAAGTGGAAATTTTCGACGCAACCCCAAGTGGCGCATACGTTTTTTATCAACGCCTTTTTTTATAAAATAATTATAAATGTATTCAGCGCGTGCTTCAGAAAGATTGCGAAGCTTGGTTTTTCTATCAACAGCATCTCTACTATTTTGGGTACAACACACATGCCCCTGAATGGTAAAATAAATGTCTTTTCGTTCTACTAAAGCATTCGCAATAGATTCTAAATTTTTTTTAGATTCGTATACGATTTGACTATAACCGGTTTTAAATAAAATATTTTCGAAAACTATTTTATCACCTACTTTTAGATCGCCTTTTAAAAGTTCTGGAGCGTCTTTCTTCTTAGGGACTTCAACTTGTTCTGGTTTTACTTCAACAATTATAGGAGGTTTTGGTTTTACAATTATTTCTACTTTTCGGTTCAAACCTCTAATTTTAATAGCATTTTTTTCTTCAACTATTTTTAGTAGAATTTTACCTTTCCCATCTACATTACTAATCAAATCTTCACTTATCTCATTATTGGAAAAAACGGTTTTAATAGCATTGGCACGTTGTTGTGATAGTTTTAAATTATAAGAATCGGCACCCACATCGTCGCAAAAACCAAAAATGGAAATAGTTTCGATATCAGTATCCGATAGGTTTGAAATAAAAAGTAGCAAACGACTTTCTTCGGTTGGAATAATATCGTATTTGTCGGTATCAAAATAAACTTCATGTGTTAATTCTTTTTGAGAAAAAACAAATGCACATTGAAGTGTTAATAATAATAGAACCAACTGTTTGCTCATAAAGTAGGTATTTGGACTGGATATAAATATACTATTTTTAATGAATTTTGATTTATGCCACCGCCTTTTTAAGCTGAATGACTATTACAACAGGTTGAAACACAAAATTTTATTTTAAATAGTTCAAATATGTTGATGTATTGCTAAGTATTTCGGTAGCTTTTTTAATTTCAATATCGTGTATTTTATAATAATCGTATAAACCTTCTCTATACACGTAACGTTTTACTATCTCTTCGGTTAATAATTCTAATAAATAGGCTTTATTTTCATCTATAACGCTGATTTTAGATTTATTTAGATTAGAAATAAGTGTGTTAAAGTCGGTTTTAATATTATCGTCTAAATCATCATTTTTTGCCGCTTCAAAGGCTTTGGTTAGTGCTTTTTCAGTATCAGTTTCAAACGAAAAATTATTAACTTTTAAAAAGCTTTTAAAGTTTGCAAAATCGGTATCGTTAAGCTGTAAGCTGTTAATATCTTTGATATCGTGATTGTAATAGTAATTGGTAGCGTAATTAAAAATTAAATCGTTATTAACAATGGCGCCTATAATAGAAGAGTTTTTTGAAGTATTAAAACTCATATCTGGTAATACACCACCACCATCAAATACTTTTCGGCCATTTTTTGTTTTAAATTCGTTATAGTTTTCTTGTTTTACTTTTACCGCTTCACCTTTGTCGTTTCTATGCCAATAATCTAAGGCTTGAATACATCTGCCAGAAGGTGTGTAATATCTTGAAATGGTAATTTTAACCTGTGTGCCATATACCAACTCTTTTGGGCGTTGTACTAAACCTTTACCAAAACTTCTAGAGCCTACAATAACGGCACGGTCTAAATCTTGTAATGCACCCGAAACAATTTCGCTAGCTGATGCACTACCGCCATCAATTAAAATAACGAGTGGTATTTCAGTATCAATCGGTTCGTTTTGAGTGTAATACGTTTTGTTGTATTTTTTAACTTTCGATTTTGTTGTAACCACCAATTGCCCTTTAGACACAAATAAGTTAACGATGTTAATAGCTTCATTAAGTAAGCCGCCTGGGTTGCCTCGCAAATCTAAAATAATGCGTTCTGCACCTTGGGCTTTTAAATCACGCAGCGCATAGTTTGTTTCGGCCGATGCTTTATCGTTAAAACGACTTAATACGATAAACCCCGTTTTGTTGTTAACCATCGAGAAATAAGGAACAGCTTTTATTTCAACCTCTGCACGTTTTATAGTAGCTATTTGGGTTTTTCCTTGGCGTTTATAGGTTACTTCTACCGAGGTATCGGTAGCTCCTTTAAGTAATTCACCCGCATCTTCTTTGTAGGTTGCAATTAGGGTGTTACCAACTTTTATAATTTCGTCGCCCGCTTTTAAACCTGCTTTATCTGCTGGATAATTTTTATAAGGCTCTACAATAACTAATTTATCTTTTAGAGTTTTTACTTTAGCGCCAATGCCCGTATAATCACCTGTATTGTTAATTCTGGCAGCCTCTACATCCTGTTCGTTCATAAAATTGGTGTAGGGATCCAAATTAGCTAACATGCTTTTAATGGCGGTGTCCATAAGGTCGCCTGGGTTGGTATCATCTACATAATTCATGTTGAGTTCTTTAAAAAGCGTGGTGAATATTTCTATTTGCTTCGCAATTTCAAAAAAATCGTTTTTAAAAGCCGTGGTCGTTAAAAACAATACACTGGCTATTACAGGAATTAATATTCTTTTTTTAAGTAATTTTTTCATCACTATTTAATTTTTCAGTTTCAGAAACCTTTTTTAAAAACTTCTCAAAAAGGTGACTCATGCGGGTTTCAACTTGGGCTAAGGTGGGTTTTTCTTTGCCAATGTACAAAATCATAAACGCATATTGTGTTGTAATGTTGTTAAAATAGCTGGCTTTATTTAGCCGGTAAACCTCTCGAATTAAACGTTTTATATGGTTT
The genomic region above belongs to Mariniflexile litorale and contains:
- the rnpA gene encoding ribonuclease P protein component translates to MKFTFNKKEKLKSKKLIEQLFANGQSVSAFPLRLVYLPTTFGETIIAKTGISVSKRQFKTAVDRNHIKRLIREVYRLNKASYFNNITTQYAFMILYIGKEKPTLAQVETRMSHLFEKFLKKVSETEKLNSDEKIT
- a CDS encoding OmpA family protein, with the translated sequence MSKQLVLLLLTLQCAFVFSQKELTHEVYFDTDKYDIIPTEESRLLLFISNLSDTDIETISIFGFCDDVGADSYNLKLSQQRANAIKTVFSNNEISEDLISNVDGKGKILLKIVEEKNAIKIRGLNRKVEIIVKPKPPIIVEVKPEQVEVPKKKDAPELLKGDLKVGDKIVFENILFKTGYSQIVYESKKNLESIANALVERKDIYFTIQGHVCCTQNSRDAVDRKTKLRNLSEARAEYIYNYFIKKGVDKKRMRHLGLRRKFPLGGDPKFDRRVEIVITYVGK
- a CDS encoding S41 family peptidase; translation: MKKLLKKRILIPVIASVLFLTTTAFKNDFFEIAKQIEIFTTLFKELNMNYVDDTNPGDLMDTAIKSMLANLDPYTNFMNEQDVEAARINNTGDYTGIGAKVKTLKDKLVIVEPYKNYPADKAGLKAGDEIIKVGNTLIATYKEDAGELLKGATDTSVEVTYKRQGKTQIATIKRAEVEIKAVPYFSMVNNKTGFIVLSRFNDKASAETNYALRDLKAQGAERIILDLRGNPGGLLNEAINIVNLFVSKGQLVVTTKSKVKKYNKTYYTQNEPIDTEIPLVILIDGGSASASEIVSGALQDLDRAVIVGSRSFGKGLVQRPKELVYGTQVKITISRYYTPSGRCIQALDYWHRNDKGEAVKVKQENYNEFKTKNGRKVFDGGGVLPDMSFNTSKNSSIIGAIVNNDLIFNYATNYYYNHDIKDINSLQLNDTDFANFKSFLKVNNFSFETDTEKALTKAFEAAKNDDLDDNIKTDFNTLISNLNKSKISVIDENKAYLLELLTEEIVKRYVYREGLYDYYKIHDIEIKKATEILSNTSTYLNYLK